AGAGTGAGTGGGATATTCCCATGACATGAAGTTTACAAGGTTGAACTCCTTCTGTGAACATAACTGATAAGTACGCGGTACGCATAGTACATACCTTATCAAGTCCAGTTAGCCCATCTCTTAGTTTCGGGATGACTAGAACATGCACAGGAGCTTGCGGATTGATATCTCTAAATGCTAAGACTTTCTCGTCCTCATAGACAATGCTTGAAGGGATTTCCTTTGCTATGATCTTGTCAAAACTAACATAAATGAACAAAGAGAATATTCAGAGTCGCATAAAAAGATTATAAATAAGTAAAATGGGCAAGCTGATCAGAGATTTACATGGTCGGTCCTCCAGTATCAGCAGTTGCTGCCGCTGTTCTGGCAGCAGCCTCTTCATTTGTTGATGAAGCAATGTGGCGCACAAATCTAGTACAGCGGTGAAAGTATAAAAGACAATAAATAAGTCTGCACTTTGAGATGGGCTTAAAAATAGCAGTGAAGTTTGAAAATGGCAATGACTAGACTAGGGGCCAGTTAGAGTGAGACAGTGAGTTCAGACAATTTTCAGGCAATTAAAGATTGTTTGCATGTGGAATCAGATTTTACAGAGTAACATGAAAAGGGGCTGTTATCAGTGAAAGCACAGATGGTTTATGGCTGATATTGGATTAATTCCCATGTGTATGGACAGTGGCGAATTCTGAACTGAAATGTTAATTACTACTCCAGTATATCGTAACTAATTGGGATTCAGTAACGGCCTTTTGTGAGAAAGGGTTCACTGATGGCCACTCTTCCTTGTTGCCTACTAGTACAATTTATCAAAATTTAACAGGTTTATGCAAAAGAGGAAACAACTTCAAATGCATCTTCAGTGATAATCTGTTGACTTTCTATTCGACCAAGGTGTTAACCAATTCTAAGTTCCTAACAAAAAAGCCTATACCGGAAATTTTCAGGGCATGAAATTCATCCGGGGGGAGTCTTCACGGCTCACTAATTCAATAACTGCAGAAATGCTTTACAGTATTTCCATGCATCTGGAAGTTGCACTAGACTGCATCAATCAAAGTGTTCAAAGCATCGAATGCTGAATTGAATTTCCTCAGCATTCTAAACTAAATGTCTGAATTGTTTCAAGCAGGTAGTACATGTTAGTAATCACTAAAAATCCCAAGAAGCAGCAACGTCGCAGAACATCGCACATCGCACAAAAcaaaccaccaccaccaccacccatgACACATAACCCTGGCCCAAATCCCTGATTCATCTACACATAAATCGTTGGGGGAGTAAAATCCCTGACAGAAGGAGACACCTCACCTTCGGGGAGCGAAGTCGCGGGAGACCCGGAGCCCGTGCGGCCGCAGCAAGGAGGAGCGCCTGCGACAACAGGGAGCAGAGGGCGTTCGATTGAAACGGACAGGATGCGATATCTTCTCGACTGGACTGAAGGGGGCGCGGGCAGAGCTTACcggaggagggaggaggtggccgccgCCAGCGTCGCCGCCGCGGCCGTGGCCGCCATTGGAGACAAGGGTTGGGAGTGAAAGGCTGCGGCCGTGCGCGTGCGGGAATGCTGTTGCGCTGGGGGCTGGGGTTGTATCGTTGTTATCGGCCGCCCGATGGAACGTTGACGGTCCAGATGCAGCGTGATGTCCGTCGTGCACTGAAATGGGAGTTGCACGGTGGAAATGGGATTTCTGTTTTTCCTCTGAACGTAAAGAGTTCATTCATTTGGTCCAAGATAAATAAATTCTGCATGTAGGAACAGATCAGAGGATACTTAagggtgtttggttcagaagtcctaggactttttctagtccctgtagaaaaagtccctcccgtttggttcctagggactttttctagtctctgggactaaaaagtccctgaaccaaacacccccttaaCACACAATCAAACATCATGGCTAAGATCTTGTCCAACCACAATCAAACATTATGGAGTAGATCATAAAGGCATGTGTTGCCGCGTTCGTACATCTTGAGTATAAAACTTGGACAGTTCAAATCTTCCGTAAGATTTAAACAATTTGAATTACAATGGATCGATGCGGGTAGCGGTACATACTTAACTCGGAACAAATGCACTCATATGAATAGTTTCCTTTTGACGTTTTCTATACTCCACATTCATGAAAAGGTGCAAAACAAAGGGGTGGAGCCAAAAAGAAACAAGATGATATCCTCTAAAGCCTAGCAACTTCTACAATTGCACAAAATTCGGTTGTAATAGGAATGTCATACATGGAGTTGGCTATCTCGTCAATTTTGTTCAGGTTAAACCTTCCTATTTGAAACCCATACGTCTATGATATATTATGAATTTATGATCATACAGTCTGGGCCCTCAACCGCCAGGCGCATtcaacaaaaaataaataaaaatagattTAGAGGAAGAAGTTTATGGGAACTGACAAAAAAGTTACGTGAGACAACTTTCACTAAATTTTACGGGAAAGTCCAAAAAACTGGTTTTTCGGGAATTTTATTAGGGAAACTCTTGAAGTTGCTCAGAGGATTATCAACAGAGTTCTATATAGCCCGCTATTATGGAAGACACCTTGAGTCCTTATTGCATACTAGAAAACAACAAGTACGGACTAACAAAGACCGAGATATACATGAGATTATATTTACATGGCTGCTCCAAATGGTCTATCATTAGAGCCAGCTCCTTTGAAAGGCCTTCAGGTACTTGTGCATGTCTACCGTGCCAACATTAGCCGTCAATGAAAAGTCCGCTTACAAACTTCATGGGCTTTGCAATGGGGCATGCTACGCGTATGCCGGCCGATCTTTTTAAAAGATCAGCCCGGTCACGACCCGTTGGATCTGGTGCATGGAGCGGTCCGAGTGCGCCTCCACCATTGCGACAAATATCTTGTTGTGTAACTACTTCTGCAACACATTTTTTGGATGGCCGCCGACACAGGCCGCCGCCAACGTTCTCCTTGGTAGTGGTCGGCCATGGCCGCCACCATTTCAAGCTCCTGCAACAACGCCCATGGAACGGACGAAGGCGACGAGGTGTTGGAAGGCTTTTTTTTTGCAACAAAGGGCATGTTGCAATTGCAAACAAGCTTCTTGTTGCAAAAGGGCCATGTTTCAGCCTCGCAAAAAATCCTCATTTTTTCTGCAACAAGGTCTTTGTTGTGAAAATTTCGGCCCCTCTACCAAAGTGGGGGACATCAAAGGAGTTAATGACAGATCTACGGTGGTGAGATACGTGGGGTGCGATGGGGATGACATCGGCGTTTCATAAAGAGTGTGGGTGGT
This sequence is a window from Aegilops tauschii subsp. strangulata cultivar AL8/78 chromosome 7, Aet v6.0, whole genome shotgun sequence. Protein-coding genes within it:
- the LOC109786655 gene encoding 14 kDa zinc-binding protein codes for the protein MAATAAAATLAAATSSLLRRSSLLRPHGLRVSRDFAPRRFVRHIASSTNEEAAARTAAATADTGGPTIFDKIIAKEIPSSIVYEDEKVLAFRDINPQAPVHVLVIPKLRDGLTGLDKAEPRHAEILGQLLYAAKVVAEKEGVADGFRVVINNGAEGCQSVYHLHVHVLGGRQMKWPPG